A single region of the Microtus ochrogaster isolate Prairie Vole_2 chromosome 2, MicOch1.0, whole genome shotgun sequence genome encodes:
- the Cldn14 gene encoding claudin-14, translated as MASTAVQLLGFLLSFLGMVGTLITTILPHWRRTAHVGTNILTAVSYLKGLWMECVWHSTGIYQCQIYRSLLALPRDLQAARALMVISCLLSGMASAFAVVGMKCTRCAKGTPAKTTFAVLGGALFLLAGLLCMVAVSWTTNDVVQNFYNPLLPSGMKFEIGQALYLGFISSSLSLIGGTLLCLSCQDEAPYRPYQAQPRVGATTTATAPAYHPPAAYKDNHAPSVTSASHSGYRLNDYV; from the coding sequence ATGGCCAGCACAGCCGTCCAGCTTCTGGGCTTCCTGCTTAGCTTCCTGGGCATGGTGGGAACGCTCATCACCACCATCCTGCCGCACTGGCGGAGGACAGCCCACGTGGGCACCAACATCCTGACTGCCGTGTCCTACCTGAAGGGGCTGTGGATGGAGTGTGTGTGGCACAGCACGGGCATCTACCAGTGCCAGATCTACCGGTCGCTGCTGGCACTGCCCCGGGACCTGCAGGCGGCGCGGGCGCTCATGGTCATCTCCTGCCTGCTGTCGGGCATGGCCTCCGCCTTTGCTGTGGTGGGCATGAAGTGCACTCGTTGTGCCAAGGGCACACCCGCCAAGACCACCTTCGCGGTGCTGGGGGGTGCGCTCTTCCTGCTGGCCGGCCTCTTGTGCATGGTGGCCGTGTCCTGGACCACCAACGACGTGGTGCAGAATTTCTACAACCCGCTGCTGCCCAGTGGCATGAAGTTCGAGATCGGCCAGGCCCTGTACCTGGGTTTCATCTCCTCGTCTCTGTCCCTCATTGGGGGCACCCTGCTCTGTTTGTCCTGCCAGGATGAGGCTCCCTACAGGCCCTACCAGGCCCAACCCAGAGTTGGGGCCACCACCACAGCCACCGCCCCTGCCTACCACCCACCAGCAGCCTACAAGGACAACCATGCCCCCTCGGTGACCTCAGCCTCGCACAGTGGGTACAGGTTGAATGACTACGTATGA